TCATCGTCACGCCTTCGCGGATCGTGCAGTTGGCGCCGACCGTCAGCGTCGTCTCCTCGCCGCCGTGATGCACGCTCTGCGGATCGCCGCCAACGACCGCCATCGGGAAGATGCGTGTGCCCTTGCCGACCACGGTGCGGCCGGTCACGACCGCATGCGACAAAAGCTCGACATTCGCATGCAGGACGACGTGCGACCCGACATGGCAGAAGGGACCGATCTTGACGCCCTCACCGATGGTCGCGCCGTCTTCGACGACAGCCATCGGATGAATGCGAGCGCTTTCGGCGATAGTGCTCATGCCTGATCCTTACGAACGATCATCGCGCCGATATCGGCTTCGGCGACAAGTGCGCCGTCGACCTTGGCGTCGCAATGGAATTTCCAGATATTGCCGCGCTGCTTGTGCTTCCTGACATGGAATTCAACACGATCGCCGGGTACGACGGGCTTGCGGAAGCGCGCATTCTCGATGGTCATGAAATAGACGAGGTTGCCTGGCTGGCCATCCTTCTTGGCACAGATCGCACCCGCGGTCTGGGCCATGCCCTCGATCAAGAGAACGCCGGGCATGATCGGAGATTCCGGGAAATGACCGGTGAAATGCGGTTCGTTCACCGTGACGTTCTTGATGCCGATCGCCGTGTTGTCGCCGTCAATCTCGATGATCTTGTCGACCATGAGAAACGGGTAGCGATGCGGCAGCAGTTTCATGATCTCGATGATGTCAGCCGAAGAAAGCGTTGTCGTGGCTTCCTCAGTCATTTTGCTTGCCTCCAGGTTTCGTCCCGCGCAGCTTCGTCCTTGACATCTGTTGCGCGACATCTCTCAGATAGTCATTCAGCGGGCGCCCAGGTGTACCACCATATTGTCCGCCGGCGGCAAGATCGGTCATGATACCGCTTTGGGCGGCGATCTGCACGCCGTCACCGATCGTCACATGCCCCTTGATACCGACCTGGCCGCCGATCTGAACGCCATTGCCGATCTTCGCGCTGCCGGCTATGCCGACCTGCGCTACGATGGCGCAATGGCGGCCGATCTGAACGTTGTGGCCGATCTGTACCTGGTTGTCGATCTTGGTGCCTTCGCCGATGACCGTATCGTCCATGGTGCCACGGTCGATCGAGGTGTTGGCGCCGATCTCGACATTATCCTGGATGATCACTCGGCCGATCTGGACGATCTTGATCATGCCGCGCGGGCCCGGCGCATAACCGAAACCATCCTGGCCGATGCGGGCGCCGTTGTGGATGATGACGCCATTGCCGAGCAGCGCGCAGAGAATGCTGGCGCCGGCCGCAATCGAACAATCCCGGCCAATCTTGACATTCGGACCGATGATGCTGTGGGCGCCGATGCGCGTCCCTTCGCCGATCTCGGCATGCGCTCCGATGACGGCCAGCGGCTCGACGATCACGCCCTTTTCAAGCTTGGCGCTCGGATCGATCACCGCACTTGGCGCGATGTCGCTTTCACCGGAAAAGACGACCGGGCGCAATGCCGCGGGATAAAACAGGCCGCCCGCCATCGCGAAAGCCGCATGTGGATTGGACGACAGGATGACCGGGATATGGGGGGGTACGAGATCGACGAGCGCCTTGTCGCAGATCACTGCCGAGGCTTCGCATGTCGCCAGTTCATCGCGGTTACGACGCGACAGGATATAACAGACATCGCCCGCCCGGGCCCGGCTGATGGGGGCAACGGACCTGACGATAACATCGGCATAGTCGGAATTGGCGAGTTCCGCCCCAAGAAACTCTGCCAGCTCAGCGAGCTTCAGACCTTCATGGGGCAGAAAAAAAACGTTTTGCTCCATCGGCAATGCTCCAGAACGGAATTGAGTCTTACAGTTCCGGACTGCCGATATCAGAATTGGTTGTTGATGCCAAACTTGAAGTTCTGCGTCTTGTCGAAGTCTTCCTTGAGGACAGGGATCGCGTAATCCAGACGCAATGCACCGAAGGGAGACTGCCATACGACGCCGACACCGACGGAGGCGCGTAGCGAAGCGCTGGTACCGTCGGCCTGGTCTGACCCAAGAAGCTCGACGTCATTGCCGAACAGCGTACCGGCATCGGCAAAGACTGCGCCGCGCAGGTTGAAGTCACGCGGGAAGCCCGGCATCGGGAAGGTGGCTTCCGCAGACGCCGTGAAATAGGTCGTGCCACCGAGCGGGTCATCGTGATCCCCGCGAATGCGCGGGCCGATACCCTTGTTCTCGAAGCCGCGAATATCGCCGTTGGTCAGCGTGAACTGGTCGAAGACGTTCAGATGGTCGCCCAAGGGAACGACATAACCAGCCGAAGCGGAGACCGAGCCGATGATATCGGCATCGTCAGCGAGCAGGTGATAATAACGGGCTTTGCCGTAGATCTTGTAGAACTGCGAGTCGCCGCCGAGGCCGGCAAGTTCGTGCGTCGCCGTCGCATAGATGCCTTCACGCGGCAGGACGGTGTCGTCAAGAGTGTTGTAGGTCAGCGTCTGCGAGACGGAAGAACGCGTCCACGGGCTCTCGTCGACCAGATTGGCGTAGGTCGCCGAAAGATCAGAGGTATCGCCGTCATACTTCATCTGCTTGTAGTTATAACGGAAGGTCGTCGCCAGATCTTCGGTGATCGGCGCAGTCACACGCAGGACGACGCTGGTTTCTTCGTAATCGTAGTCGTCGTTGCTCGACGTTTCGCTGCGGTTGACGTCGAAGCCTGCCGCCAGACGGTAGCCGAGGAAATAGGGTTCAGTGAAGCTGACGCCGTAGGCGCGCGAGCCTTCCTGGCCGCCACCGGCCGAGATGCGGATGTACTGACCACGACCGAGGAAGTTCTTTTCCTCGATCGAGGCTTCGAGCAGCAGACCGTCGCCGCCGGCGGCATAACCCGCGCCGACACCGAACGAACCGGTCGACTGATCCTGCACGTCGACGACCACCACGACGCGGTCCGGCGAGCTGCCCGGCTGGGTGGAAATGTTGACCGAGGAGAAGTAACCGAGCGCTTCGAGGCGGCGCTTGGCCTTGGTGATCATCTGCTGATTGAAGGCGTCGCCTTCGCTCATGTCGAATTCGCGGCGAATGACGTAGTCGCGCGTGCGGCTGTTGCCGCGGATCTCGATGCGCTCGACATAGGCGCGCTCGCCCTGGTCGACCAGATATTCGACACCGATCGTGTTGTTGTTGAGGTCGCGGTTACCGCGCGGCGTGACGCGCGCAAAGGGATAACCGGCAGACGCCACCTGATCGGAGATCGCCTCGATCGACTTCTGCACTTCTTTGGCGTTGTAGACTTGGCCTTCGCGGGTGCGCACCAGCGGCTGCAGCTGCTCTGAGCCGACGCCTTCGACGGTCGACTGGACGGTCACCGGTCCGAAGTCGTAACGCTGGCCTTCCTCGATGTTGAAGGTGAGCGTGTATTTGTTGGTCGCGTCGTCGAAGGTGGCATCGGAAGAGACGATGCGCATGTCGGCATAGCCGCGATTGTAATAGAACTGGCGCAGCGCTTCTTCGTCGGCGTGGAGCTTGTCTTCGTTGTAGACGTCCTTGCGAGTCAGGAACGACAGGAAGTTCGAACGCTTGGTGGCGATGACGGCAGCCAAGCGGCCGGCGCTGTAGGCATTATTACCGACGAAGTTTATCGAATCGATCTTGGTGCGATCGCCCTCGTTGATGACGAAGGCGAGGTTGACACGGCCTTCGCCGAGCGGCACCACCTGCGTCGTGACCTCGACCTCGCTGCGGCCGGTGGCAGCGTAAGCTTCCTTGATCGACTGGATGTCAGCCTGAATCTGGGTGTCGCTATAGGGACCGGCAGCGTGGGTCTGGACGATCGTCGCGAGCTTGTCGTCCTTGATCTTCCGGTTGCCGTTGAAGACGACCTGATTGACGAGCTGGGCTTCCTGAACGCTGACGACGAGCGTGCTTCCGGAAACCGAGATCTTGACGTCGGAGAAGTAACCCGTGCCGTAGAGCTGCTTGACCGAGGCATCGATATCGCTGTTCGAAAAACTCTTTCCGGGAGCGATGGTGAGGTTCGACCGGACGGCTTCCGCGCCGACACGGCTTGCGCCGCGCACATCGATGCGCTGGATGACCGCGGCCTCAGCGGCCGTAGCGGAAACGAACGTCACAGCACCTGCGCCCGAAGCAACAACACCAGCAGACAGCGCAACCGCCGATACTGCGTTCAAAAACTTTGAACCAGCCTTCATTTCACCCATTACCTTTTGTTTCCCTCGTCCCCGGCTCCAGGAGAACCCGATTCCGGTCACGTGTGTCGTTTTACCCGCTTTTGACATACAAGCAAGGCAGGTCGTTAATTTCTGTTTACTTCATTTGCAAGCGTGACCCATTCGCCACTACAGCCTTGAAACATCGTAAATAAATAGTAATTGACCTCGCCTTGCTCGTTTACCCTATCCACGAGCCAATGTCGTTCCAGGTCGTGAAAACCATCAATGTCAGTATCATCGCCAGGCCGATGCGAAATGCAATTTCCTGGGCCGAAGAGCCGAGCGGTTTCCCCCTCACCGCTTCCACCGCATAGAACATCAGGTGGCCGCCATCAAGTACCGGAACCGGCATCAGGTTAAGCAATCCTATCGAAACAGAAAGCACCGCCGCAAGCTGCAACACTGCGCCTATTCCAAGCGACGCCATCTGGCCCGAAGCTTGCGCCACGCGGATCGGCCCGCCCAATTGATCGGCGCGCATCGTTCCGCTGAAGATGTTGCCGATATATTTGAAGGTGCCGGTGACAATATCGCGGGTCTCGATCACAGCCTCGCGCAGCGACTGCAGCGGCGTATAGGTCTTCAGGCGGAAGTTGCCGGCCTCCCGGCTGGTGACGATGCCGATCTGGCCGAGCTCGACCTTGTTGCCGAACTGGTCGGTCGTGTCTACGCGCTGCGGCACCATCGGCACATCAAGTTTCTGGCCGGCGCGCTCGATCGTCACGACGATCTTCTGGCTCGGGCGGATGCCGACATAGCGGCGCACGTCGTCGAAGGTCTCGACCTTGCCGCCATCGATGGCGACCAGCAGATCGCCTGGAAGGATGCCGGCGGCAGCGGCAGCGCCGTCGGGCTTGACCTCGGCAACGACGGGATCGGCGATCGTGCGGCCATAGACCGAGAAAAGAATGGTGAAGATGGCGATCGCCAGCAGAAAATTGGCGATCGGGCCAGCCGCGACGGTTGCAGCGCGTTTCCACAGCTTGGCGCCGGCAAAGGAGCGCGCCCTGTCCTCCTCGGACATGGCGGCGATCTTGTCGGTGTCGGGCTTGCTCGAGGCATCCTCGTCGCCGAAGAACCGGACGTAGCCGCCAAGCGGGATCACCGAAATCTTCCAGCGTGTTCCGTGGCGGTCGGTGAAGCCGAAGATCTCCGGACCGAAGCCAACGGAAAAGGCAAGGATGCGAATGCCGCTCCAGCGCCCGACAAGGTAATGGCCCATCTCATGCACGAAGACGAGCAGTGACAGCACGAGGATGAAGGTAACGATGTTCCCCATCAGAAATGCGTATATGCCGCTCATCGTTTCCATGAGTCCCTTCCGTCAGACCGCCGCGTTGTCAGAGTCCGAACAATGCCGCGCCAAGCGACGTCATTCCGGCCCCCTTTATCAGGGAAAAAAGCCCAGCAAGCAAGAACGCCGAAAAACAGGCGAAAATCAGTCCGTCGACACGGTCCATGACGCCGCCATGGCCCGGAATGAGACGGCTCGAATCCTTGACGCCGAATTTCCGCTTGATGAACGATTCGAAAAGATCGCCCGACTGGCTGCAAACCGAGAGAACGAACGCCACGCCAGCGGCGATGATTTCAGCGCCCGGAAGGAGAAAATGGACGAGAACGACGCCGGCTACGACCGCCGAAACGGCGCCGCCGATTGCACCCGACCAGGTCTTTCCGGGCGAGATCGAAGGGGCAAGCTTTGGCCCGCCGAGCGCCCTGCCGACGAAATAGGCAAGGATATCGGTTGCCCAGACGACAGCAAAGACGAAGAGCATGGCGTAAAGGCCAAGCCGGTCATCGCCTCTGATCGCGGCAAGCGCCAGGCCGGTGGCGCCGGCATAAAACAGGCCCACTGGCAACCAGCGGCTCGTGCCCTGCAGAATGATCAGGGCGATGCCGACGGCGGTGACGCCGGCCAGCATGCCGGCGGCGAATTCGAAATTGCCGACAAGCACCAGAAAGGCAATCGCCGCCTCGCCGATCCAGCCGACGGCATTGGCGACCCAATCCCGCGCGATGCCGGTCATTTTCGACCATTCATAGTAGATCAGCAGGCCGATCACGACCGCCAGGATACGGAAGGCAAGGCCGCCATACCAGGTGGCGGCAAGAACGATGGCCGCAAGAATCACTCCTGAAACGATGCGGAGCTTCAATTCCCTCTGCATCAGGTGCCGACCGCGGCCGCCTGCGACGACAGGCCGCCGAAGCGCCGGTCACGAGAGGCGAATGTCTCGAGCGCCGAGCGGAAGATCTCGGGGCTGAAATCCGGCCAGTATTCCGGAAGGAAGATGAATTCCGAATAGGCTGCCTGCCAGAGAAGGAAATTGGAAAGCCGCTCTTCGCCGCTGGTGCGGATAATAAGATCCGGATCGGGAATGCCGGCCGTGTCGAGACGGGCGTTGATCAGCGCCGGTGTAATATCCTGTGCTCTCAGGCGACCGGCCTCGACGTCGCGGGCGAGACTGACGACGGCGCGGGCGATCTCGTCGCGCGAACCGTAGTTGAAGGCGATGACCAGCGTCAGTGACGTGTTGTCCTTGGTCGTCTCCTCCGCCTCCAGCAACAGGCCCAGAATGTCGCTGCGCAGGCTGTGGCGATCGCCGATCACCTTGATCCGCACGTTCTGGCGATGGAGTTCGGCGAGGTCGCGCCGGATGAAAGCCTTGAGCAGGCCGAGCAGATCGGAGACCTCGGCTTCGGGCCGGCGCCAGTTCTCCGAGGAGAAGGCAAAGAGGGTCAGATATTTTATGCCGGCCGCACCGGCGGCGCGGACTGTCTCGCGCACCGCCTCGACGCCTTTGCGATGGCCCATCGTGCGCGGCAGGCCACGCTGCTTGGCCCAACGGCCATTACCATCCATGATGATGGCAACATGCTCTGGCACAGTCACAAATACAGATTCCGACATTTCCCGTCCGGTCTTTCCAGGCAAAGGCACAGATCCACTAGACCTGCATGATTTCCTTTTCCTTCTCGCCAAGCAAGCGGTCGATTTCGGAAATCGTCTCGTCCGTCATCTTCTGTACACGTTCCGACTGCGCCCGGCTCTCGTCCTGGCCGATTACGCCATCCTTTTCGGCTTTCTTAAGGCCGTCCATGCCGTCGCGGCGGACATGGCGAATCGCCACTTTGCTCTTTTCGGCATAGTCGTGCGCCACCTTGACGAGCGACTTGCGGCGCTCCTCGTTCAGCTCCGGCAGCGGAATGCGCAGGTTCTGGCCGTCGATGATCGGGTTGAGGCCGAGATTGGATTCGCGAATGCCGCGCTCGACGGCGCTGACCATCGATTTGTCCCAGACGGAAACCGAGAGCATGCGCGGCTCGGGCACGGTGATGTTGGCGACCTGGTTCAGCGGCATGCGCGAACCATAGGCCTCGATCGTCACCGGGTCGAGGATGTTGGCCGAAGCACGGCCGGTGCGCAGCGATGCGATGTCGCTCTTGAATGCGGAAATCGCGCCGTCCATGCGGCGCTTCAGTTCCTTGATGTCGATACCTTCACTCATGTCGATGCTCCCGTCCAGAGCATGATGCCGAAAAGTGTCAGCGGTTTTCGGGCGACATCATGCTCTTACTATTTAATGTAGAACATGATTCAACTTTCAGGCCAAACGGGCCTAAATCATCATGTTCTAGCGAGGGCTGCGCCGAATCCGCGGCGCAGCTTATATCAGTTGTCGGAGACGATGGTCTTGAGACCACCGCCCGTCAAGATTTCAGCAAAACCACCCTTCTCGTGGATCGAGAAGACGATGATCGGAATGGAATTCTCCCTGGCGAGCGCCACAGCGGCAACGTCCATCACCGCAAGCCCCCTGTCCAGCACTTCCTGGTGCGTCAGCCGGTCGAGGCGAGTCGCATCGGGATATTTCTTCGGGTCGGCGGTATAGATGCCGTCCACCTGCGTGCCCTTGAAGATCGCTTCCGCACCCATTTCGGCTGCACGAAGTGCTGCGGCGGAATCGGTGGTGAAGAAGGGGTTGCCGGTGCCGCCGGCAAAGATCACCACGCGGCCCATCGACAGATGATAAAGGGTTGCGCGCTGCGAAAAGCTCTCGCAGATCTCGGGCATGGAGATGGCCGAAAGCACCACCGTATCGATGTTCAGCTTGCGCAGCGAGGTCGCCAGCGCCAGCGCATTGATGATGGTGCCGAGCATGCCCATATGGTCGCCGGTGACCCGGTCGCCGCCCTTGGACGCCACCGCGACACCGCGGAAGATATTGCCGCCACCGACGACGACGCCGACTTCCACGCCCATATGCCGTGCCTCGGCGATGTCGGATGCAATGCGGTCCGCCACCGTCACATCGATCCCGAAACCCTGGCCACCCATGAGCGCTTCGCCGGAAGCCTTGAGTAGAACACGTTTATAGACAGGCTCTAAAGACATCTTGGCTCCTCGTAAATTGCCGTGAATGCCCGATACACGAAGGGCACCGCGTTGTCACGCGATGCCCTTCGTGTTTTCCCAATTATGGCTGGAAGATCAACCCTTGACGGCAGCCGCGACTTCGGCCGCGAAGTCGGTTTCTTCCTTTTCGACGCCTTCGCCGAGCAGCAGACGGGCCATGCCGGCAACCTCGATCGGCGCGCCGACGGCCTTTTCAGCTTCCTTGATGGCGGCGGCGACCGTCAGATCCGGATTGATGACGAAAGCCTGCGAGAGAAGGGCGACTTCCTCGAAGAACTTGCGCATGCGGCCGTCGACCATCTTTTCGATGATATTGTCCGGCTTGCCGGAAGCGCGCGACTGCTCGATGAAGACGTTGCGCTCGCGCTCGGCGACGGCGGCATCGACTTCTTCCGGGCGGATCGCCAACGGCGCGGTGGCGGCGATGTGCATGGCGACCTGGCGGCCGATGGCGTTCAGGGCTTCCTTGTCGCCGGTCGACTTCAGCGC
The nucleotide sequence above comes from Rhizobium indicum. Encoded proteins:
- a CDS encoding isoprenyl transferase produces the protein MSESVFVTVPEHVAIIMDGNGRWAKQRGLPRTMGHRKGVEAVRETVRAAGAAGIKYLTLFAFSSENWRRPEAEVSDLLGLLKAFIRRDLAELHRQNVRIKVIGDRHSLRSDILGLLLEAEETTKDNTSLTLVIAFNYGSRDEIARAVVSLARDVEAGRLRAQDITPALINARLDTAGIPDPDLIIRTSGEERLSNFLLWQAAYSEFIFLPEYWPDFSPEIFRSALETFASRDRRFGGLSSQAAAVGT
- a CDS encoding phosphatidate cytidylyltransferase, with the translated sequence MQRELKLRIVSGVILAAIVLAATWYGGLAFRILAVVIGLLIYYEWSKMTGIARDWVANAVGWIGEAAIAFLVLVGNFEFAAGMLAGVTAVGIALIILQGTSRWLPVGLFYAGATGLALAAIRGDDRLGLYAMLFVFAVVWATDILAYFVGRALGGPKLAPSISPGKTWSGAIGGAVSAVVAGVVLVHFLLPGAEIIAAGVAFVLSVCSQSGDLFESFIKRKFGVKDSSRLIPGHGGVMDRVDGLIFACFSAFLLAGLFSLIKGAGMTSLGAALFGL
- the lpxD gene encoding UDP-3-O-(3-hydroxymyristoyl)glucosamine N-acyltransferase, which encodes MEQNVFFLPHEGLKLAELAEFLGAELANSDYADVIVRSVAPISRARAGDVCYILSRRNRDELATCEASAVICDKALVDLVPPHIPVILSSNPHAAFAMAGGLFYPAALRPVVFSGESDIAPSAVIDPSAKLEKGVIVEPLAVIGAHAEIGEGTRIGAHSIIGPNVKIGRDCSIAAGASILCALLGNGVIIHNGARIGQDGFGYAPGPRGMIKIVQIGRVIIQDNVEIGANTSIDRGTMDDTVIGEGTKIDNQVQIGHNVQIGRHCAIVAQVGIAGSAKIGNGVQIGGQVGIKGHVTIGDGVQIAAQSGIMTDLAAGGQYGGTPGRPLNDYLRDVAQQMSRTKLRGTKPGGKQND
- the rseP gene encoding RIP metalloprotease RseP; its protein translation is METMSGIYAFLMGNIVTFILVLSLLVFVHEMGHYLVGRWSGIRILAFSVGFGPEIFGFTDRHGTRWKISVIPLGGYVRFFGDEDASSKPDTDKIAAMSEEDRARSFAGAKLWKRAATVAAGPIANFLLAIAIFTILFSVYGRTIADPVVAEVKPDGAAAAAGILPGDLLVAIDGGKVETFDDVRRYVGIRPSQKIVVTIERAGQKLDVPMVPQRVDTTDQFGNKVELGQIGIVTSREAGNFRLKTYTPLQSLREAVIETRDIVTGTFKYIGNIFSGTMRADQLGGPIRVAQASGQMASLGIGAVLQLAAVLSVSIGLLNLMPVPVLDGGHLMFYAVEAVRGKPLGSSAQEIAFRIGLAMILTLMVFTTWNDIGSWIG
- the bamA gene encoding outer membrane protein assembly factor BamA — encoded protein: MKAGSKFLNAVSAVALSAGVVASGAGAVTFVSATAAEAAVIQRIDVRGASRVGAEAVRSNLTIAPGKSFSNSDIDASVKQLYGTGYFSDVKISVSGSTLVVSVQEAQLVNQVVFNGNRKIKDDKLATIVQTHAAGPYSDTQIQADIQSIKEAYAATGRSEVEVTTQVVPLGEGRVNLAFVINEGDRTKIDSINFVGNNAYSAGRLAAVIATKRSNFLSFLTRKDVYNEDKLHADEEALRQFYYNRGYADMRIVSSDATFDDATNKYTLTFNIEEGQRYDFGPVTVQSTVEGVGSEQLQPLVRTREGQVYNAKEVQKSIEAISDQVASAGYPFARVTPRGNRDLNNNTIGVEYLVDQGERAYVERIEIRGNSRTRDYVIRREFDMSEGDAFNQQMITKAKRRLEALGYFSSVNISTQPGSSPDRVVVVVDVQDQSTGSFGVGAGYAAGGDGLLLEASIEEKNFLGRGQYIRISAGGGQEGSRAYGVSFTEPYFLGYRLAAGFDVNRSETSSNDDYDYEETSVVLRVTAPITEDLATTFRYNYKQMKYDGDTSDLSATYANLVDESPWTRSSVSQTLTYNTLDDTVLPREGIYATATHELAGLGGDSQFYKIYGKARYYHLLADDADIIGSVSASAGYVVPLGDHLNVFDQFTLTNGDIRGFENKGIGPRIRGDHDDPLGGTTYFTASAEATFPMPGFPRDFNLRGAVFADAGTLFGNDVELLGSDQADGTSASLRASVGVGVVWQSPFGALRLDYAIPVLKEDFDKTQNFKFGINNQF
- the frr gene encoding ribosome recycling factor; this encodes MSEGIDIKELKRRMDGAISAFKSDIASLRTGRASANILDPVTIEAYGSRMPLNQVANITVPEPRMLSVSVWDKSMVSAVERGIRESNLGLNPIIDGQNLRIPLPELNEERRKSLVKVAHDYAEKSKVAIRHVRRDGMDGLKKAEKDGVIGQDESRAQSERVQKMTDETISEIDRLLGEKEKEIMQV
- the fabZ gene encoding 3-hydroxyacyl-ACP dehydratase FabZ, which produces MTEEATTTLSSADIIEIMKLLPHRYPFLMVDKIIEIDGDNTAIGIKNVTVNEPHFTGHFPESPIMPGVLLIEGMAQTAGAICAKKDGQPGNLVYFMTIENARFRKPVVPGDRVEFHVRKHKQRGNIWKFHCDAKVDGALVAEADIGAMIVRKDQA
- the pyrH gene encoding UMP kinase, giving the protein MSLEPVYKRVLLKASGEALMGGQGFGIDVTVADRIASDIAEARHMGVEVGVVVGGGNIFRGVAVASKGGDRVTGDHMGMLGTIINALALATSLRKLNIDTVVLSAISMPEICESFSQRATLYHLSMGRVVIFAGGTGNPFFTTDSAAALRAAEMGAEAIFKGTQVDGIYTADPKKYPDATRLDRLTHQEVLDRGLAVMDVAAVALARENSIPIIVFSIHEKGGFAEILTGGGLKTIVSDN